CTGCCGTTCCACCTTTAGCCCTCGATCCTGCAACTCTCGAGCCAAGACGATTTCGTACACGGTTTCAAGGAGCCCCGGACCAAGCTCGCGATGTACGGCAATGGCACAATCAACTATAATTGTCCCTATGTCATTTTCGGTCATTCTCTGCGCCTCTGCGTCTCTGCGGGAGATCATTCCCCCATTCACTCATACAGTGTTATAGCGGGTTATTGTTTTTTTTCTTTCTCAGGTTTTTCTCTGGATGCTGTATTTCTTCAAGTTTTCTCTGAAACCCGAGCTTGACAGCCGAGGGCGCATACTTCATCAGGAAAGATGTGCTCTGGAAGAGAAACGGGGCCAGACGCGAAGTCTGAATCAAGTGGCTATCGGAAGGAAGAGCCAGGACCAGAATGGCAATCAGCAGGCAGAGCAGAAAATATCCTTTGGCCAGGCCAAGAATCATCCCTCCCAGGTGATCCAGCCAGCCGAACTGGGCGGTTTTGATAATCCCGCGCAGCAGCATGCCCAGCAGAGTGATTATGATGTAGGCAGCCAGAAAAAGCAGAACAAAGACTGCGACATTGATTATCCAGGAGCTATCTGCGCCTCCCCAGATTTGGGCTGCCTGATGGAAGAGCCGCCGGGCAAAAACTATCCCCAGCACCAGAGCGAGAAGAGAGAAAACTTCGTGGACAATTCCCTTGAGGAAGCTCCGAATGCCGCTGAAAATGAGGGTGATGACAATAATGATATCGAGAATATTTTTCCCGAAAAGCAGATTCTCTATTATCCTCATGACAGATGGTTCACTCCTTCTGGACAGGATTGACAGGTCGGGCAAAACCAGCCATCAGTCTGCGGGCAGCAAGGGAGATGATAAAAAACAGGGAGGCGAGAAGGATAATCGACCCGGAGGCTGGAATATCCCAGAAAAAAGAGATACATAAGCCGAGAATTACTGAAATGGCGGCTATCAGGATAGCCACGCCGATGGCCTGCCGAAAATTCCTGGCCACCTGCAGCCCGGCGGCCGAGGGTATTACCAGAAGGGCTGCTACCAGAAGCAGGCCCACCACTTTCATGCCCAGGACAGCGGTTACGGCAGTCAGAACGGCCAGAATGGTCTCAAGCCGGCTGACCGCTATCCCGCTGGAGCGTGCGGATTCAGCATCGAAAGTAACAAACAGCAGTTCCTGGTAAAAAAGAATAATAATAATGAATACGGCACCGGCAAGGATTACCGATATCCAGAGCTCGGAGGGAGCGATGGCCAGGATGTTGCCGAAAAGATAACTCATCAGGCTGACGTTAAAACCTTGAGCCATGCTTGCCAGGATTACCCCTGCGGCCATACCGACGCTGCTCAGGATGCCAATGGCTGTATCCTCGTAAAGACCAGCCTTTTCCCTTAGCTTGATAATGCCAAAAGCGGAAAGAACCGCTGCCCCAAGGGCGGTAATCATGGGCTGAATATGGAGAAACAACCCCAGCGCTACTCCGCCGAAGGTCAAGTGGGCCAGCCCATGCCCGACCATGGCGTCACGCCGCAAAATGAGAAAAACTCCGAGGGTGGCGCAGACCGATGCGATCAGCAGGCCAACCAGGAGTGCCCGCAGCATAAAGCCATACGAAAGAATCGATAGCACGGCTACTCCCTCTCTCTAGTGACGGTGGCAGATCAGGTGCTGCTCGCCGCGCAAAAAATGCTCTACCACCGAGGACTGGCAGAACTCGTCGTGATTACCGTGAAAGATCAATTTCTGGTTCAGGCAGGCGACCTTGTTGACGTATTTATTGACTACACCGATGTCGTGGGTAATCAGCACAATCGTAATATTTCTGATCTGGTTCAGGGAGCCGAGCAGATCATAAAAACGGGCCTGGGTAACTGCATCCACACCGGTAGTGGGTTCATCGAGAAAGAGAAGGTCGGGCTTCCTGACGATGGCCCTGGCGATGAATATTCGCTGCTGCTGCCCGCCGGAAAGCTCTCCGATTCTCCTGGTTTTGAATTTTTTCATATCCACCAGCTCCAGCGCTTCATCAATGGCCTTTTCATCGGAGCGCGTTACCAGACGGGGGAATTTTTTACCCGAAAGCAGGCCCATAGCCACTACCTCACGCGCCGATACCGGGAAAAAGGGGTCGATGTGACTCGCTTTCTGGGGCACATAGCCAAGCTTGTCCCACCGGGAAAAGCCGCCGATATCCTGGCCGAAGAGCTTGACCTGGCCGCTGCCGGGCCGCAGGATGCCGAGGATGATCTTGATCAGCGTGGTCTTTCCGGAGCCGTTGGGACCGATGACAGCCAGGAAATCACCCCTTTTGATATCCAGGCTGATTCCGGACAAAACACTGGTTGAACCATAGGCAAAGTCAACATCCTGTACGCAAACCAAAGGATGATTATCACTCACAGAGCAAGCCTTTCCGCAGGGTTTCCAGGTTTTTTTCCATCAGCGAAAGAAAGCTGACCCCGGCTTTGACCTGCTCTCCGGTGAGATTCGCTCCCGGATTGAGCGTGAGCGTGGCAGCACCGACCTCCTGTGCCAGAACCCGGGCCATCCGGTCGCTGATCAGCTCTTCGAAGAAGATGGTCTTGATGTGCAGTTTTCTGGCCAGGTCCACGGTTTCGGCTAACTTTTTGGGACTTGGCTCAGCATCGGGGCTGATCCCATAGAGGGTGATCTGCTCAAGATGATAGCGCTTAGCCAGATAGGCAAAAGCGGAGTGCCCGCCGATAATGATCTTTCGGCTGCTGCAATTGTGCAGTCCCTTCTGATACTTCCGATCAAGCTCAGCCAGTTTCTTTTGATACTGCGCGGCATTTTGCGAGTAAACGGCGGCACCGGCGGGATCGTGCTCTGAAAATGCCCTGGCTATTTGGGAAACCATGATCTGATCATAGGAGAAATCAAGCCAAAGGTGCGGGTCCATCGGCCCATGATGATGGTCTTTTTTCCCTTCTCCGGCCTCTGTCTCCTCCTCATGATCGCTGTCTATTACCGATAGTCCATGACTGGCTTCAATCACCTTCAAAGAGGGGCGATTGATACCTTTCAGGAGATCATGGACCCAGGGCTCCATACCAGCCCCCAGGTAAATAAAGATGTCAGCCCTGGTCAGAGTGGCAATATCACCGGGTTTTGGCTCCCATGCATGAGGCTCTGCACCGGGGGGCAGGAGAAGATCGACGCTGGCACGGTCACCGCCAACAGCACGGGCCATCTCCTGAAGCGGAAAAAGGCTGGTTACGACTCGTAATTTCTGCCCGGCCAGACAGACTGGCGGATGACTTAACCCGATGAAGGCGGTCATGAAAGTTAAAGCTATCAGGATGGGTACTTTTATTATTGCTGTTTTCTTGTTAATCACATGAGCATCCCTTGTGCTCGCTGCCATTTCTGCCTCCCTTACTGAAATTTTCCCCTTATAATTGAAAAAGTTGCCGTTCTTGGTCATAGGTAAGTTGCCTTGATCTTATTTTGATAACTTTTCCACTTTCTATATGAATCTCTCGCAAATGAATTTTTGTATCCTCATCTTGTCCAGTACAAGTCGATGTTCCAGCGCAAATTACCCAAACAGAACTTTCTATAATCTGATATTCTTTGCTAAGATGGGTATGTCCACAAAAAATATATCTAACTCCAGCTTTTTCAGCCTGTTCAATTAATTTTTCAGAATTAATCAGTTTCAAATGCTTTTTAAATTTTAGGCTGCTAAAATAGTCTTCAAGTTTAGGTGCAAAATGGACCATCCATATAACAGCACAGGAAGGATACAATTTGAGTGTATTTTTTGTGTGTTGAACAAGATTCTGCAGCCTCTCTTTGTATACTCTGCCTTGGCCCCAAATGCCGCGCAATGTATTACTATCCGAAGTGTTATTTAGCGAAAAATCACAACAAATGATTGCTAACATTGGAGTATTTTCATTTGGTAGTAGAGAGCATTGGACCCCACCTTCTCCAGCATTCCAGTAAGATATTAAATAGCTGTAGAATCGATTTCCAGGAAAACCCAATATATTACGATAGCGATCATGATTTCCAGGTACTAATATAATAGGCTTGTCAAAAGCTTTAAGGGGGGGGGACTCAAGAAACTCTTGTGCACATTGGAGGTCAGATTTTAATCCTGTTACCGCAATATCGCCAGTTATCAAGATAGCATCAAGGTGATCACGCCAGTTATAAATAATTTCTGTCAGGGCGTTTAAGGCATCAATATTATGGACTGATAATGATTTGGTGTTCTTATGAAGTGCTTCGTACCATGCTCTATAAGTTCCTGCCAAATGTAGATCAGATATATGCAAAACTCGTAAGGTTGACATGTTATGAGTGAGGAAAAAACTGATACATACACGAAGAGACAGGTTAATAAGCCTCTATTTTCATAATGATAGTAGGTATTGAACTTTCACCGTGTACTTACTAGGTAATAGTCCACTTTTCATCTTTTTCTATTTCATCAAAGTTCGGCAAGGAGAATGCATTGTCAGTTAAGATTAGTTTAATTTCTGAATTTGTAATATTAACTTTACCCCAAACACGTTCGCGAGTACCTATTGATATAAAGTTAAAAAGCTCGTTATATAAACAGTCTAAAACTGGACGCAGATCATATGGATCTAATCCCAATCGTTTGGTTAACTCCCCGCAAATTTCAGGAGTAAATCTATTGCCGTTGGAAATTTTTATAGGATTCTTAGCTTTATAGCTGCGTTTTGCCAGGTTAGTAATGAGTCCTTCAACTTGTTCTGTAATTAAATTCGCTATATTATGGCTCTTGTCTATATGACAACAAGTATCTTTCGTTTTTATTGCTGCTTTTTCTATATCCTCCAACAATTTGAGTACTTCATCTTCATAAGGATGAATCATGTGCTCTTGGACAAGATTTACAAGATGTTGGCTTGGGATAAACTTTTCATAGGGATTAAACTGTAAATTCTTCCGAAATTCTCGAATTGTTTTAACGTAAAAAGGGGATAAATTGAAAGATTCCCGCCGAAACCGCCATACTTCCTGTCGCTTAAGGTAAATTCTTTTAAATTCAGTAAGAATCCGGCCAATATTGGGCTGGCAATATTGGGTATCATGAACAAATTGAAGGAATTTAGGCTCAGGTTTTCTTTCGGCTCTTGATTCGATTATCTCCTTGAATCTCTGAGTTTTTTGCCTTTTTAAAGTATATGCATCCTCTTCTTCTGAATACTCAAAATCACCATAAAGTCCCCTGGCCCAACAAATAGGCGGTATTTCCTCTACCCGTTCTATGGTTGTATTCATTCTTCTTCACCACAAATATGGGTTGCTTTTAAACCAGCTTCTTCCATCATTTTTTGTGCTGTTTCACCTTTCCTAAGAGCACGCTCACAGATTTCTAAAAGTCTTTTTATATCGTTATGATCTAAGGCAATACTAAGGCTTTTACTTCCTTCGAGACTATCATAGTAAAGGCGAAGAGTATATGAAATAATCGTTCCCTGAATGTGCGATGCATCTTCATTAAAGACTGGACGAATGTCAGTAAGTACTTTTACGTTTTGAAGCAGGTTAGTATAATCATACGATAAATCCAATGCTTTTACAACAGTCCAGACATTCGGTATTGTGAGTAAATTTTGTAAGTCAGGGTTTAATTCTTCCCATCGGGATATCTGTTCGTCAGTCCAAGGTGGTTCCCCTGTTTTAATACCATATAAGAGTCCTTCCAATAAATCTTGCACTTTTAAATCGCGGCGTCTCCTCAGAGTGTAAAGAGACATTAGTTGGTTTAAAATAATATTGGTCTCAAAGGAATTCGATAATATATCATTAAGAGCATTATATAAAGCAGATGGCCGAAGAGGGGAAGGATCAAGGCTTGATAACTTTTCTATAATTTCCCGTATTTTACTGGCACCAAGGTCTCGTATAAAGCTTAATCCCTCAATCTGCTCTTTTCTTAGTTTTAGTTGAATCGGCATATTTTTTAACGTTCCTAATTTTGGGTATTGTTTTGCTTTGCATAAATATATTCGGAGTTCCGATTATTTTTGTACGGTGTGCGTAGTTGAAAAAAATTTCATGGATGTATGAAAATGCTCCGGCCCTTTTTTATCAATGATAGTTATAGAAGTAACCATTGATTTGGGAGTCTATAATGAGGTACGATTATTACTGGAGCAATAGTTACCATTTTTAAAAGGCATCAATCCCGTCTTCCCGCGTAAACTGGAATCCAGAAGTGATCGCAATCCCTGGATTCCCACCTTTAGAGGGAATGACGAACGAGGTGACAGTTATCGTCTATGAGCGAATTTATGAAAAGTATGTGGAATAGCATTACTCACCCTCTATGAGTGAAAACAGATAATACCAACATCGGAATTTTAACAATTAGGCATTAAAAAGTCAATCGCTTTATATATCTAAATTCAAAGGTAATAATTTTAGTAGTGTTACAAAAAATAGTGCTTATAGAATTTAAGCTCTCCGGTATCAACCAGTTACTCAAAGTAATAAGGGTTTCCAGCATTACTTGCAGAGTGCCGCTTTTAATTTTAATCTTTATGGAAATTGTTCAATATGGTAGAATATATCAATATAAAATTGACCTGCCCGTAATGTTTGCCGTCTTGTGCATTTATCAGCCACACGGTCCGAAAGACAGGGCATAAGCTGAGGATTATAAGGATCATGCAGGGATTATGAGAAAAGCAGGCAAGAAATTTATCGGGCCAAATCCCCGGGGGGACCCGCTGTGAGTGCATTTTTGTCTTGACACTTACAGAAACTTATCTATAATTAAAGCCTTATCGCATGAGAGGAGTATTTTTGTCTCAGTGGGGGGGACAATCAACGCGAATGGAAGTTGGTGAACACATGGTAATCGGTAATCATATTCAGGATGTTTATATCGATCGGGAGCAGGCGAAAAATGAAAAGATCCTGGTCGTAGAGGACAATGAGGACATTCTGGAGCTGCTGCGCTGCATGCTGAAAGCCAAGGGATACCGGGTTGTTGCGGCTGAAAACGGTGATGAAGCCCTGCGAATGGTCAAGGAGGAAGAGCCTCACCTGGTTCTTCTGGATCTTTCGCTGCCCAAGGTTAATGGCTACGACGTATGCAGAATGCTGAAAGAGTCGGAAAAAACGCGCTATATCCCCATCATTATTGTCACCTGTAAATCCAGCCCTCAGGAGAAGATCATGGGCCTTGAGCTGGGAGCGGATGATTACATCGTAAAGCCCTTCTGCCGGGAAGAAGTTCTGGCCAGGGTAAAATCATTGCTCAAATTGCGCAGCCTGCACTATCGGCTGATTCAGGCTGAGAAGCTGGCTACCCTGGCCCAGGTGGCGGTCAGTGTGAACCATGAGATTAATAATCCCCTGTGTGCTATTTCCGCCAATGCGGAAATTATTAAAATGATGCTGGCCAAGGGAATTGAACCTGCGCGGATGAATGGCAAGGTTGATTCCATACTGAATGAGGTTGATCGGATCAAAAGGGTGATTGAAAAGCTGTCCAGAGCGACCAAGGTTGTCAGTATGGAGTACATTGCCGGTATTCAGATGCTCGATATCGATCAGTCGATTGAGCGGATCGGGGATGAGGATAAGGAATACAAAGATTAGCCCCCAACGATTTTCCCTAGTAAACTATACCTTTGGTACTTGACTTTATAGTGCCTGCCATATAAACTAATTGTATAAAAATTATACAAAAGTGCAGGCAAGATATCAATAAGGATATTCAGTGTTCGATAATTTATCAGATAAACTCCAGACAGTCTTCAAGAAGCTGCGCGGATATGGAAAGCTTACTGAAAGCAATATTCAGGAAGGCTTACGGGAAGTAAGGCTTGCCTTACTGGAAGCGGACGTCAATTACAAGACGGTTAAGGAATTTATTGAGAAAGTAAAAGAGAAGGCCGTTGGTGACCAGGTTCTGAAGAGTCTGTCCCCCGGCCAGCAGGTGGTCAAGATTGTCCATGAGGAAATGGTCGCGCTCATGGGGGGAGAGTGTAAAAATCTGGCCCCTTCTCCTCATCCTCCGACCAGCATTATGCTCATGGGTCTTCAGGGGTCAGGAAAGACGACAACGGCAGCCAAGCTGGCGAACCTTTTTCACAAAGAGAGACGCAAGGTTCTTCTGGTGGCTGCCGATCCTTACCGGCCTGCGGCTATCGACCAGTTGGCGATCCTCGGCCAGCAATTAGGCATTGCGGTCTATACAGACCGGGAGGCCAGGAATGCGGTAAAAATCTGTCAGGATGCCCATCAGGCTGCCCGCTCCGGCGGATATACCTATATGATCATGGATACTGCAGGCAGGCTCCATATTGACGATGAGCTGATGCAGGAGCTGCGGGAAATCAAGAAGATCGTCTCTCCCCAGGAAGTAATTCTGGTGGCTGACGCCATGACCGGTCAGGACGCGGTGAACATTGCCAAATCCTTTGATCAGGAGATCGGGATTGACAGTGTCATCCTGACCAAGATCGACGGGGATGCACGGGGAGGGGCGGCGTTATCGATCCGTGCCGTTACTGGAAAGCCGATCCGGTATGTGGGTACCGGGGAAAAGATCGAGGCTATTGAACCCTTTCATCCGGACCGGATGGCCTCCCGGATTCTGGGAATGGGAGATGTGCTTTCGCTGATCGAGAAAGCGCAGGCTGCCTATTCTGAAGAAAAAGCCAGAGACCTGCGGAAAAAAATTGCCCAGGATGCATTTACCCTGGAAGATTTTCGCAACCAGCTCAGGCAAATCAGGAAATTAGGGCCTCTGGAGCAGGTCATCGGCATGATCCCCGGAGCCAAAAAAATCGCAAAAAAAACAGACCTTAAGGCGGACGAAAAAAAATTGGTTCAGATTGAAGCGGTTATCAACTCGATGACGATGGAAGAGCGCAACAATGCGGAACTGATCAATGGCAGCAGAAGGAAACGGATCGCCCGGGGAAGTGGCACGACAGTACAGGATGTCAACCAGGTGCTTTCACAATTTACCCAGATGCAGAGAGCGCTGCGGCAAATGAAGAAAATGGGCATGATTCCTGGTTTTGGCGGAAATCCATTTAGAAAGAAGAGGAGGTGAATTATTTGGCGCTTCGGATACGGTTAACGAGACTGGGAGCGAAAAAGCGGCCATTCTACAGGATCGTGGTAATAGATTCCAGAAGATCACGCAGTGGCGAATATCTGGATCTGATTGGAAACTATGACCCGCTGAAAGCCCCGGCAGAGATCAGAATCAATACGGAAAAAGCCGTCTCTTGGATGCAGAAAGGCGCAATACCATCTGACACCGTTAAACAGCTATTTAGCAGTCAGGGAGTAATCTAGTTGTATTGTAATCTCCAACTCAAACAGGGAGTTATTAAATTACGGAGGTAGGGAAAATGGGCATGAAGGAATTAATCGAAGATATCGCTAGAGCACTGGTTGATTATCCTGAAGAAGTTAGTGTGACTGAGGTTGATGGCGAACGGACTACGGTGCTGGAGTTACGGGTTGCCAAGACTGATCTGGGCAAGGTAATCGGCAAACAGGGGCAGACTGCACGGGCCATGCGGACGGTTTTAAGTGCAGCGGCCACCAAGATCGGCAAAAGGGCGGTACTGGAGATACTTGAATAGTATCCAGGGAAAACCTCACGCATTTGTGCAGGATATAATGGACCTCGTTCAGATCGGTAAAATCATCGGCACCCATGGTAACAAGGGGGAGGTAAAGGTTTATCTGCTGACGGATTTCCCGGAAAGATTTCAGTCTCTGAAAGAGGTCTTTTTAGTAACTCCTTCGGGGCGAAGAAGCCTGGCTGTTGAAAGTGTCCGGTTCCATAAGAGCTATGTAATTCTGAAGCCGCAGGAGTCTCACACCATGAGCGATGCGGAGAAACTCAAAGGGGCTGCGATCTGCATACCCGAAGAGGAAGTTTATCCTCTGGGAGAGGATGAATACTACTGCTTCCAGCTCATAGGCATGGAGGTCTACACGGAGGAAGGATTATTTTTAGGAGTAATAGAGGATATCTTTCCGACAGGAAGTAACGATGTGTATGTAATTAAAGATGAACACAAGGAGTACCTTATCCCGGCAATCAAAGAGGTGGTTAAAGAGGTAAATCTGGAAAGAAGAAGAATTACCGTTCATCTTCTGAAAGGATTGTTGAATCCCGCTGATGCTCTTTGATATCATTACCATATTTCCGGAAATGTTTCCGGGGATCATTCAGCAGAGCATTATCAAGAGAGCCCAGGAGAAGGGCCTGGTAAGCATTCGGATCCATGACCTTCGGGATTTTACTGAAGACAGGCACCGAAAAGTCGATGATTCTCCGTATGGAGGCGGCCCGGGAATGGTGTTCAAGGCCGAACCCCTCTGTCGAGCCATCAGGGCAGTGATGCAGGAGAGCTCGCTGGTCAAGAGGGTTTATCTGTCTCCGGAGGGCACCCTTTTTTGTCATCACATGGCTAAGGAGTTGGCTCAGGAAAGTCATCTGGTACTTGTATGCGGCCATTATGAAGGAATCGATCAAAGAGTCCGGGATACCCTGATTGATGAAGAGATTTCGATTGGAGATTATGTCTTAAGCGGCGGGGAGCTGCCGGCACTGGTTGTGCTGGATGCTGTAGTCAGACTGAT
This window of the bacterium genome carries:
- the ffh gene encoding signal recognition particle protein gives rise to the protein MFDNLSDKLQTVFKKLRGYGKLTESNIQEGLREVRLALLEADVNYKTVKEFIEKVKEKAVGDQVLKSLSPGQQVVKIVHEEMVALMGGECKNLAPSPHPPTSIMLMGLQGSGKTTTAAKLANLFHKERRKVLLVAADPYRPAAIDQLAILGQQLGIAVYTDREARNAVKICQDAHQAARSGGYTYMIMDTAGRLHIDDELMQELREIKKIVSPQEVILVADAMTGQDAVNIAKSFDQEIGIDSVILTKIDGDARGGAALSIRAVTGKPIRYVGTGEKIEAIEPFHPDRMASRILGMGDVLSLIEKAQAAYSEEKARDLRKKIAQDAFTLEDFRNQLRQIRKLGPLEQVIGMIPGAKKIAKKTDLKADEKKLVQIEAVINSMTMEERNNAELINGSRRKRIARGSGTTVQDVNQVLSQFTQMQRALRQMKKMGMIPGFGGNPFRKKRR
- the rpsP gene encoding 30S ribosomal protein S16, whose translation is MALRIRLTRLGAKKRPFYRIVVIDSRRSRSGEYLDLIGNYDPLKAPAEIRINTEKAVSWMQKGAIPSDTVKQLFSSQGVI
- a CDS encoding metallophosphoesterase, which translates into the protein MSTLRVLHISDLHLAGTYRAWYEALHKNTKSLSVHNIDALNALTEIIYNWRDHLDAILITGDIAVTGLKSDLQCAQEFLESPPLKAFDKPIILVPGNHDRYRNILGFPGNRFYSYLISYWNAGEGGVQCSLLPNENTPMLAIICCDFSLNNTSDSNTLRGIWGQGRVYKERLQNLVQHTKNTLKLYPSCAVIWMVHFAPKLEDYFSSLKFKKHLKLINSEKLIEQAEKAGVRYIFCGHTHLSKEYQIIESSVWVICAGTSTCTGQDEDTKIHLREIHIESGKVIKIRSRQLTYDQERQLFQL
- the trmD gene encoding tRNA (guanosine(37)-N1)-methyltransferase TrmD, with translation MMLFDIITIFPEMFPGIIQQSIIKRAQEKGLVSIRIHDLRDFTEDRHRKVDDSPYGGGPGMVFKAEPLCRAIRAVMQESSLVKRVYLSPEGTLFCHHMAKELAQESHLVLVCGHYEGIDQRVRDTLIDEEISIGDYVLSGGELPALVVLDAVVRLIPGVLGSEESLQVESFSDNLLDYPQYTRPRIFEGREVPDVLLSGHHERIRKWRRRQSLLRTAQRRPDLFRKAVLTTEDIELLKDL
- a CDS encoding CvpA family protein, giving the protein MRIIENLLFGKNILDIIIVITLIFSGIRSFLKGIVHEVFSLLALVLGIVFARRLFHQAAQIWGGADSSWIINVAVFVLLFLAAYIIITLLGMLLRGIIKTAQFGWLDHLGGMILGLAKGYFLLCLLIAILVLALPSDSHLIQTSRLAPFLFQSTSFLMKYAPSAVKLGFQRKLEEIQHPEKNLRKKKNNNPL
- a CDS encoding GxxExxY protein, which codes for MTENDIGTIIVDCAIAVHRELGPGLLETVYEIVLARELQDRGLKVERQ
- a CDS encoding metal ABC transporter substrate-binding protein translates to MAASTRDAHVINKKTAIIKVPILIALTFMTAFIGLSHPPVCLAGQKLRVVTSLFPLQEMARAVGGDRASVDLLLPPGAEPHAWEPKPGDIATLTRADIFIYLGAGMEPWVHDLLKGINRPSLKVIEASHGLSVIDSDHEEETEAGEGKKDHHHGPMDPHLWLDFSYDQIMVSQIARAFSEHDPAGAAVYSQNAAQYQKKLAELDRKYQKGLHNCSSRKIIIGGHSAFAYLAKRYHLEQITLYGISPDAEPSPKKLAETVDLARKLHIKTIFFEELISDRMARVLAQEVGAATLTLNPGANLTGEQVKAGVSFLSLMEKNLETLRKGLLCE
- a CDS encoding KH domain-containing protein, with translation MKELIEDIARALVDYPEEVSVTEVDGERTTVLELRVAKTDLGKVIGKQGQTARAMRTVLSAAATKIGKRAVLEILE
- the rimM gene encoding ribosome maturation factor RimM (Essential for efficient processing of 16S rRNA), with product MDLVQIGKIIGTHGNKGEVKVYLLTDFPERFQSLKEVFLVTPSGRRSLAVESVRFHKSYVILKPQESHTMSDAEKLKGAAICIPEEEVYPLGEDEYYCFQLIGMEVYTEEGLFLGVIEDIFPTGSNDVYVIKDEHKEYLIPAIKEVVKEVNLERRRITVHLLKGLLNPADAL
- a CDS encoding metal ABC transporter permease — encoded protein: MLSILSYGFMLRALLVGLLIASVCATLGVFLILRRDAMVGHGLAHLTFGGVALGLFLHIQPMITALGAAVLSAFGIIKLREKAGLYEDTAIGILSSVGMAAGVILASMAQGFNVSLMSYLFGNILAIAPSELWISVILAGAVFIIIILFYQELLFVTFDAESARSSGIAVSRLETILAVLTAVTAVLGMKVVGLLLVAALLVIPSAAGLQVARNFRQAIGVAILIAAISVILGLCISFFWDIPASGSIILLASLFFIISLAARRLMAGFARPVNPVQKE
- a CDS encoding metal ABC transporter ATP-binding protein, which encodes MSDNHPLVCVQDVDFAYGSTSVLSGISLDIKRGDFLAVIGPNGSGKTTLIKIILGILRPGSGQVKLFGQDIGGFSRWDKLGYVPQKASHIDPFFPVSAREVVAMGLLSGKKFPRLVTRSDEKAIDEALELVDMKKFKTRRIGELSGGQQQRIFIARAIVRKPDLLFLDEPTTGVDAVTQARFYDLLGSLNQIRNITIVLITHDIGVVNKYVNKVACLNQKLIFHGNHDEFCQSSVVEHFLRGEQHLICHRH
- a CDS encoding response regulator, which gives rise to MEVGEHMVIGNHIQDVYIDREQAKNEKILVVEDNEDILELLRCMLKAKGYRVVAAENGDEALRMVKEEEPHLVLLDLSLPKVNGYDVCRMLKESEKTRYIPIIIVTCKSSPQEKIMGLELGADDYIVKPFCREEVLARVKSLLKLRSLHYRLIQAEKLATLAQVAVSVNHEINNPLCAISANAEIIKMMLAKGIEPARMNGKVDSILNEVDRIKRVIEKLSRATKVVSMEYIAGIQMLDIDQSIERIGDEDKEYKD